AGGGCGTCGGTTAGCGAGGCCTCCAGGATGCTCAGGCCTTCGTCGACCGTTTCGAGCGGGGCGTTGAGCGGCACCATGATGCGCATCACGTTGCCGTAGACGCCGCAGGTAATTATCACGAGACCGCGCGATGCTGCGCGCGCGACGGCGGCCTGCGCCAGTTGCGGCGCGGGTTCTTTGGTCTTGCGATTCTTGACCAGTTCCACCGCGAGCATCGCGCCTAAGCCGCGCACGTCGCCGATGCAATCGAGGCGTTGGCTCATCTCGTCGAGCGAGCGGCGCACTTGTTTGCCCAGCTTCTCGGCGCGGCCGAGGATGTCTTCGTCGCGCATCACGTCGAGCACCGCGAGCGCCGCGGCGCATGCGATCGGGTTGCCGGCATACGTCCCGCCGAGGCCGCCGGGCGCGACCTTGTCCATCACGTCCGCGCGTCCCGTCACGCCAGCGAGCGGGAAGCCGCCCGCGAGGCTCTTCGCTATCGCCATCAGGTCCGGCGCGATCTGCGAATGCTCGACCGCGAACATCCGGGCGGTGCGGCCGAAGCCGGTTTGGATCTCGTCGGCGATCAGCAGGATTCCATGACGATCGCATAGCGCCCGCAGCTCGCGCATGAAGTCGAACGGCGCGACATTGAAGCCGCCCTCCCCTTGCACCGGCTCGATTAGAATCGCCGCGACGCGCGCGGGATCGACGTCCGACTTGAAGATCGCCTCGAGCGCATGCAGGGTCTCCGCGGTGCCGCCGCCGCGATACGCATCCGGAAACGGCGCATGGAAAACCTCCGGCGGCATCGGGCCGAAGCCCAGCTTGTACGGCGCAACTTTGCCCGTCGCTGCGAGCGTCATCATCGTGCGGCCATGAAAACCGCCGCTGAACGAGATGATCGCGCTGCGCCCGGTAGCATAGCGCGCGATTTTGATCGCATTCTCGATCGCCTCGGCGCCGGTGGTCAGGAAGATCGTCTTTTTGGGGAAATCGCCGGGCACGAGCTGATTCAGCCGCTCCGCGAGCCGGATGTACGATTCATACGGCGTGACCTGGAAGCACGCATGGGTCAGCGCATTCATCTGCTCGGTCGCGGCCGCAATAACCCGCGGATGGCGATGTCCGACATTGAGCACCGAGATACCGCCGGCGAAGTCGATATAGCGTCGCCCCTCCACGTCAAAAAGCTGCGCCCCTTCGGCGCGCGCCGCCACAATCGGCATCGCGATACTGACCCCGCGCGGTATCGCGGCCTCGATGCGCGCCCTCAGTTCAGCATTTTTGTTCATTCTTGACCTTCCAACCCCCTGACGGCATCCAATAATTAAACGCGCATGCTATGCTGTCGCACAGTTTCTCGCGTTTTTCGACGGTCGAATTGACGGACGAATATCATATTGATAGTCGAATTGGCGCGGGCCGTAGCATGACCCGGGTCC
Above is a window of Candidatus Binataceae bacterium DNA encoding:
- the gabT gene encoding 4-aminobutyrate--2-oxoglutarate transaminase, translated to MNKNAELRARIEAAIPRGVSIAMPIVAARAEGAQLFDVEGRRYIDFAGGISVLNVGHRHPRVIAAATEQMNALTHACFQVTPYESYIRLAERLNQLVPGDFPKKTIFLTTGAEAIENAIKIARYATGRSAIISFSGGFHGRTMMTLAATGKVAPYKLGFGPMPPEVFHAPFPDAYRGGGTAETLHALEAIFKSDVDPARVAAILIEPVQGEGGFNVAPFDFMRELRALCDRHGILLIADEIQTGFGRTARMFAVEHSQIAPDLMAIAKSLAGGFPLAGVTGRADVMDKVAPGGLGGTYAGNPIACAAALAVLDVMRDEDILGRAEKLGKQVRRSLDEMSQRLDCIGDVRGLGAMLAVELVKNRKTKEPAPQLAQAAVARAASRGLVIITCGVYGNVMRIMVPLNAPLETVDEGLSILEASLTDALGTT